The Phycisphaeraceae bacterium genome window below encodes:
- a CDS encoding PD40 domain-containing protein: MQSPALRVLGRPVPILLALVATTSVMAQGARPSSESASPPIDWRSAEAGILTNQTQLTFRDRFVKAGESYFSPDGRRIIFQAVEQPTDEREPDEFYAMFVADLITAAESDGAPRWQLENIRRVSPTGSANTCGWFHPIDPDRILFATTIGPPTASDPPGFQRGTSRYRWSFPPEMRIVEAKLSELPLVPLAAEAKPGDPSDIPTNLLRLLAGDGRAYVAEGSISNDGRTLLFCSLETNEGDLFVKDLESGSITPLVMAPGYDGGPFFSPTGDRICYRSDRRGNNQLQLYVADLERDAEGRVIGATTEYAVTANSDVNWCPYWHPAGEHLVYASSTVGHRNYEIFVVDARSDDGAVPPQRRYGTNPRRITFADGADVLPVFDSTGAIMMWTSQRHDDRSSQVWIADFVMPLEPRTSDPGVGRVGGEAAPANGGAAR, translated from the coding sequence ATGCAAAGCCCTGCTCTCCGCGTTCTCGGGCGACCCGTGCCGATCCTCCTCGCGCTCGTCGCGACCACCAGTGTGATGGCGCAAGGGGCGCGCCCATCTTCGGAGAGCGCCTCGCCGCCCATCGACTGGCGCAGTGCCGAGGCGGGCATCCTGACGAACCAGACCCAGCTCACCTTCCGCGACCGCTTCGTGAAGGCGGGTGAGAGTTACTTCTCGCCCGATGGCCGCAGGATCATCTTCCAGGCGGTGGAACAGCCGACCGACGAGCGTGAACCCGATGAGTTCTACGCGATGTTCGTCGCCGATCTCATCACTGCTGCGGAGTCGGACGGGGCACCGCGCTGGCAACTCGAGAACATCCGGCGCGTGAGCCCGACGGGCAGCGCGAACACCTGCGGCTGGTTCCACCCGATCGACCCCGATCGCATTCTCTTTGCCACGACCATCGGGCCGCCGACCGCTTCTGATCCTCCCGGCTTTCAGCGCGGAACCAGCCGCTATCGCTGGAGCTTCCCGCCCGAGATGCGGATCGTGGAGGCGAAACTCTCCGAGTTGCCTCTCGTGCCGCTCGCCGCCGAAGCCAAGCCCGGTGACCCGAGCGACATTCCCACGAACCTTCTGCGCCTGCTGGCCGGCGACGGGCGCGCCTATGTAGCCGAAGGCTCCATCTCCAACGACGGTCGCACGCTTCTCTTCTGCTCGCTTGAGACCAACGAAGGTGACCTCTTCGTGAAGGACCTCGAGAGCGGCTCGATCACTCCGCTCGTGATGGCCCCGGGCTATGACGGCGGGCCCTTCTTCTCGCCGACCGGAGACCGGATCTGCTACCGCAGCGATCGCCGCGGGAACAACCAACTTCAGTTGTATGTGGCCGACCTCGAGCGCGATGCGGAAGGTCGCGTGATCGGCGCGACGACCGAGTACGCCGTCACGGCCAACAGCGATGTGAACTGGTGCCCCTACTGGCACCCGGCAGGCGAACACCTGGTCTACGCCTCGAGCACCGTGGGGCACCGAAACTACGAGATCTTCGTCGTCGATGCCAGAAGTGACGATGGCGCGGTGCCGCCGCAGCGTCGCTACGGCACCAATCCTCGACGAATCACCTTTGCCGACGGCGCCGATGTGTTGCCCGTCTTCGATTCCACCGGAGCGATCATGATGTGGACGAGTCAGCGCCACGACGATCGCTCAAGCCAGGTGTGGATCGCCGACTTCGTGATGCCGCTTGAACCGCGAACTTCCGATCCGGGCGTAGGGCGCGTCGGGGGTGAAGCCGCGCCGGCCAACGGCGGGGCCGCGCGCTAG
- the nadB gene encoding L-aspartate oxidase produces MSSVRERRHLIPYRSARLPSIFTDVLVIGSGVAGLRAAIEVARQREVIVLAKESLELSNTAWAQGGIAAVLDSDDSLESHEGDTLEAGAGLCEPGPVRILVTEGPAEVERLLEWGMQLDRTASGALELGLEGGHRRKRIVHSDGDATGHELARTLLAVARRTPQLRIFERCFAVDLVVDEARGVTGALTWHPKHGLQLIRAGATLLASGGAGQVYRETTNPRVATGDGLAMAWRAGAELADLEFMQFHPTTLYVAGAHRALITEAVRGEGARLVDREGVRFMEGRHPMAELAPRDIVSRAIVEHLSARHDSHVFLDARHMGTDGFRRRFPGLARMLEEFSLDGGRDLIPVSPAAHYLIGGVVTDEHGLTSRLGLFAAGEVACTGVHGANRLASNSLLEGLVFGRRAAEAMLGLSTERPVPRDFECVVPSTDRADLDLGDIRQSLRSAMWRHVGVRRDGAHLRDVKDMFRFWTRYGLRAVFNDPSGWETQNLLMIGSVMTRAALAREESRGTHARLDFPEGEPSGAVHRLWSIDRAEPLSAPVGRLTAAVSSPR; encoded by the coding sequence ATGTCGTCCGTTCGCGAGCGTCGCCATCTCATTCCCTACCGCAGCGCACGGCTGCCGTCGATCTTCACCGATGTCCTGGTGATCGGATCGGGCGTTGCAGGCCTGCGCGCGGCCATTGAAGTGGCGCGGCAGCGCGAGGTCATCGTGCTGGCGAAGGAGTCGCTCGAGCTCTCGAACACGGCGTGGGCGCAGGGGGGCATCGCGGCGGTGCTCGACTCGGATGATTCGCTGGAGAGTCACGAGGGTGACACGCTTGAAGCGGGGGCGGGGCTCTGCGAGCCGGGGCCGGTGCGCATCCTCGTGACCGAGGGGCCGGCGGAGGTCGAGCGACTCCTCGAATGGGGCATGCAGCTCGATCGCACCGCGTCGGGAGCGCTCGAGCTCGGGCTTGAGGGCGGGCATCGCCGCAAGCGGATCGTGCACAGTGATGGCGATGCGACCGGGCACGAGCTCGCCCGCACGCTGCTTGCTGTGGCGCGAAGGACCCCGCAGCTTCGCATCTTCGAGCGCTGCTTTGCCGTCGACCTCGTGGTCGATGAAGCGCGTGGCGTCACGGGCGCGCTGACCTGGCACCCGAAGCATGGGCTTCAGCTCATCCGCGCGGGGGCGACACTGCTCGCCTCCGGCGGGGCGGGTCAGGTCTATCGCGAGACGACCAATCCGAGAGTGGCGACGGGCGATGGACTTGCCATGGCGTGGCGCGCCGGCGCCGAGCTTGCTGACCTCGAGTTCATGCAGTTTCATCCGACGACGCTCTATGTCGCGGGCGCCCACCGGGCATTGATCACCGAGGCGGTGCGCGGCGAGGGTGCGCGCTTGGTCGATCGAGAGGGCGTGCGGTTCATGGAGGGGCGTCACCCGATGGCGGAGCTTGCGCCGCGCGACATAGTCTCGCGTGCGATCGTCGAACACCTCTCCGCTCGCCACGACTCGCATGTCTTCCTCGACGCGCGGCACATGGGCACCGACGGCTTCCGTCGCCGTTTTCCGGGGCTGGCGCGGATGCTCGAAGAGTTCTCACTCGATGGCGGCCGTGATCTCATTCCGGTGTCGCCCGCGGCGCACTATCTCATTGGTGGCGTGGTGACCGATGAGCACGGTCTCACCTCGCGGCTCGGTCTCTTCGCCGCAGGTGAGGTGGCCTGCACGGGTGTTCACGGCGCCAACCGCCTCGCGAGCAACAGCCTTCTCGAGGGTCTCGTCTTCGGACGCCGTGCCGCTGAGGCGATGCTCGGCCTCTCGACGGAGCGACCTGTTCCGCGCGACTTCGAGTGCGTGGTCCCTTCGACGGATCGCGCCGATCTCGACCTCGGCGACATTCGCCAGAGCTTGCGCAGCGCCATGTGGCGTCATGTCGGCGTGCGGCGCGATGGAGCGCATCTCCGCGATGTGAAGGACATGTTCCGCTTCTGGACCCGATATGGCCTGCGGGCGGTCTTCAACGATCCATCGGGGTGGGAGACGCAGAACCTGCTCATGATCGGTTCGGTGATGACCAGGGCGGCGCTCGCTCGCGAGGAGAGCCGCGGCACCCACGCTCGCCTCGATTTTCCCGAGGGCGAGCCCTCCGGAGCCGTCCATCGCCTCTGGTCGATCGACAGGGCGGAGCCGCTCTCGGCGCCGGTGGGCCGCTTGACGGCTGCGGTATCCTCTCCCCGGTGA
- a CDS encoding ATP-dependent Clp protease ATP-binding subunit produces the protein MFERLTDRARKVMALANQEAQRFNHEYIGTEHILLGLVKEGSGVGANVLKNLDIDLRKVRLEVEKLVKSGPEMVTMGKLPQTPRAKKVIEYAIEEARNLNHNYVGTEHLLLGLLREQDGVAAQVLMNLGLKLEEVRDEVLNLLGAGAESEQEGGSPQPEAAEQPGPPEAAPGTATRRGKSKTPALDSFGRDLTELAKSGELDPVIGRQREIERLIQVLCRRTKNNPVLLGEAGVGKTAIVEGLAQSIVSQEVPDLLHDKRLVVLDLAMMVAGTKYRGQFEERIKAVMSEVRRAKNVILFIDELHTLVGAGGAEGAIDASNVLKPSLARGEIQCIGATTFDEYRKYIEKDAALERRFQPIPVDPPSPDQTVEILKGLRDKYATHHRVRYTDEALRSAVELSGRYIPGRVQPDKSIDVIDEAGARLRLKSMTKPPDLADLEERIERLSIEKDEAVKSADYEKAAELRDQAEKLRKEKERVQQAWRERMNEVDGVVDEVVIAEVVSKMTGVPLTRLEKEESQRLLQLEQELHKRVVGQEEAVRAVSRAIRKARSGLKDPKRPMGSFMFLGPTGVGKTLLAKALAEFMFGDQDALMTLDMSEYMEKHNVSRLIGAPPGYVGYEEGGQLTERIRRRPYAVVLLDEVEKAHPDVFNMLLQVMEEGRLTDSFGRHVDFRNTILIMTSNIGADVIKGGSAFGFTKRSEVQDYEKMRKALMGEVEKHFRPEFINRLDDTIVFRPLVKDDLNHIIEFELAKVRDRLQAKNMQMELDQPAKDFLIEKGYNPDFGARPLRRALAQFVEDPLSENLLSGEFNPGDKIWVTREEGKEHLTFRAEHAPSQPPPPQPANAG, from the coding sequence ATGTTTGAAAGGCTCACCGATCGCGCCCGCAAGGTCATGGCCCTGGCCAACCAGGAGGCCCAGCGCTTCAACCACGAATACATCGGGACTGAGCACATCCTGCTCGGTCTCGTCAAGGAAGGCTCCGGCGTCGGAGCGAATGTCCTGAAGAACCTGGACATCGATCTGCGCAAGGTTCGCCTCGAGGTGGAGAAGCTCGTCAAGAGCGGCCCCGAAATGGTGACCATGGGCAAGCTGCCCCAGACGCCGCGGGCGAAGAAGGTCATCGAGTACGCGATCGAGGAGGCCCGGAACCTGAACCACAACTATGTGGGTACCGAGCACCTTCTGCTCGGCCTTCTGCGCGAGCAGGATGGCGTGGCCGCGCAGGTGCTCATGAACCTCGGACTCAAGCTCGAGGAAGTCCGCGACGAGGTGCTGAATCTCCTTGGCGCCGGCGCCGAGAGCGAGCAGGAAGGCGGCTCACCGCAGCCCGAGGCGGCGGAGCAGCCCGGTCCCCCGGAGGCCGCCCCCGGCACCGCCACCCGCCGCGGCAAGAGCAAGACCCCGGCGCTCGACAGCTTCGGGCGCGATCTCACCGAACTCGCCAAGAGCGGCGAGCTTGACCCAGTCATCGGCCGTCAGCGTGAAATCGAGCGTCTCATTCAGGTGCTCTGCCGCCGGACCAAGAACAACCCCGTTCTCCTCGGCGAAGCGGGCGTCGGCAAGACGGCCATCGTCGAAGGCTTGGCGCAGTCCATCGTCTCGCAGGAGGTCCCCGACCTTCTCCATGACAAGCGCCTGGTGGTGCTCGACCTCGCCATGATGGTCGCCGGAACCAAGTATCGCGGCCAGTTCGAGGAGCGCATCAAGGCGGTCATGAGCGAAGTGCGCCGCGCGAAGAATGTCATCCTCTTCATCGACGAGCTGCACACGCTGGTTGGCGCTGGCGGCGCCGAGGGTGCGATCGACGCGAGCAATGTCCTGAAGCCTTCGCTCGCCCGCGGCGAGATCCAGTGCATTGGTGCGACCACCTTCGATGAGTACCGCAAGTACATCGAGAAGGATGCCGCGCTCGAGCGCCGCTTCCAGCCGATTCCCGTCGATCCGCCTTCGCCCGATCAGACGGTCGAGATCCTGAAGGGGCTCCGCGACAAGTACGCCACGCATCACCGCGTGCGCTATACCGACGAGGCGCTCCGCTCGGCGGTCGAGCTCTCGGGACGCTACATCCCCGGCCGCGTGCAGCCGGACAAGTCGATCGATGTCATCGACGAGGCTGGCGCCCGGCTTCGCCTGAAGAGCATGACGAAGCCGCCCGACCTCGCCGATCTCGAGGAGCGCATCGAGCGCCTCTCGATTGAGAAGGACGAGGCGGTCAAGAGCGCCGACTACGAGAAGGCCGCGGAGCTCCGCGACCAGGCGGAGAAGCTCCGCAAGGAGAAGGAGCGCGTGCAGCAGGCGTGGCGCGAGCGCATGAACGAGGTTGACGGCGTCGTCGACGAGGTCGTCATTGCCGAAGTCGTGAGCAAGATGACCGGCGTGCCGCTGACACGCCTCGAGAAGGAGGAGTCCCAGCGGCTGCTCCAGCTCGAGCAGGAGCTGCACAAGCGCGTCGTCGGGCAGGAGGAGGCCGTCCGCGCCGTCTCCCGCGCCATTCGCAAGGCGCGCTCCGGCCTCAAGGATCCGAAGCGACCGATGGGATCGTTCATGTTCCTCGGCCCGACCGGTGTCGGAAAGACGCTTCTCGCGAAGGCCCTCGCCGAGTTCATGTTCGGAGACCAGGACGCTCTCATGACGCTCGACATGAGCGAGTACATGGAGAAGCACAATGTCTCCCGGCTGATCGGCGCCCCACCCGGCTATGTCGGGTACGAGGAGGGCGGTCAGCTCACCGAGCGCATCCGCCGCCGTCCGTACGCGGTCGTGCTCCTCGACGAGGTCGAGAAGGCTCACCCCGATGTCTTCAACATGCTTCTCCAGGTGATGGAGGAAGGTCGTCTCACCGACAGCTTCGGACGCCATGTCGATTTCAGGAACACCATCCTGATCATGACCTCGAATATCGGCGCCGATGTCATCAAGGGCGGCAGTGCGTTCGGCTTCACCAAGCGAAGCGAAGTGCAGGACTACGAGAAGATGCGCAAGGCCCTGATGGGCGAGGTCGAGAAGCACTTCCGACCGGAGTTCATCAATCGCCTTGACGACACGATCGTCTTCCGTCCGCTCGTCAAGGATGATCTCAACCACATCATCGAGTTCGAGCTGGCCAAGGTGCGCGATCGCCTTCAGGCGAAGAACATGCAGATGGAACTCGACCAGCCCGCCAAGGACTTCCTGATCGAGAAGGGCTACAACCCCGACTTCGGCGCTCGACCGCTGCGCCGGGCCCTCGCCCAGTTCGTGGAGGATCCGCTTTCGGAGAACCTCCTCTCAGGCGAGTTCAACCCCGGCGACAAGATCTGGGTCACGCGGGAAGAAGGGAAGGAGCACCTCACCTTCAGGGCCGAGCACGCTCCGAGCCAGCCTCCGCCGCCCCAGCCCGCCAACGCCGGCTGA
- a CDS encoding cation:proton antiporter produces MLDHHQITVLFFSMAVLLGVARVMGEIARRFRQPAVLGEIMAGILLGPTVLGAVFPQGQMWLFPSSGDGAIALQGITTLCVTLFMLVAGMEIDFSSILRLRKSAIVIAACGISLPFTIGFTLGQLTPRAVGIEPGADPLIFSIFLGIALSIAAMPVAAKILMDLNLFRSDLGMVVMASAVIHDLIGWMGFALVLAMIGAAAPVESAFTSLGSGVGLTIGLTIGFVVFTLTVGRWIIDRMLPWVQAHTQWPGGVLSAAITLGLAGAAITEWIGVHAIFGAFMVGIAIGDSKHLQQRTRATVEQFIASVFAPLFFASIGLRVDFVANFDLMLVILILVIACAGESIGSAMGALLAGFPKRQAWAIGFALNARGAMEIVLAMLALQAGVIGERLFVALVIMALVTSIIAGPVMQAVLKRPRPVRMRDHLSARSFLPYITAESNEVAIRRMAVAAAPLAGVPANEIHQAVWEREQSMPTSLPNGLAVPHGRLASLEKPIVVVALAPSGVPFDARDGQLSRLLVMVLTPTTGQQSQLELLADIARTFARKETIDRAVASGSFTRFLAMLNAAGDDGASRSE; encoded by the coding sequence GTGCTCGATCATCATCAGATCACGGTCCTCTTCTTCTCCATGGCGGTGCTGCTCGGGGTGGCCCGTGTCATGGGGGAAATCGCCCGTCGTTTCAGACAACCTGCGGTCCTGGGGGAGATCATGGCGGGCATCCTGTTGGGGCCCACCGTCCTTGGTGCGGTCTTTCCTCAGGGGCAGATGTGGCTCTTCCCATCGAGCGGAGATGGGGCCATCGCGCTTCAGGGCATCACCACGCTCTGCGTGACCCTCTTCATGCTCGTCGCGGGCATGGAGATCGACTTCTCCTCCATTCTGCGCCTTCGCAAGTCAGCGATCGTCATCGCGGCGTGCGGCATCTCGCTTCCCTTCACCATCGGCTTCACGCTGGGCCAGCTCACGCCGCGCGCGGTCGGCATCGAGCCCGGCGCCGACCCGCTGATCTTCTCGATCTTTCTCGGCATCGCGCTGTCGATCGCCGCCATGCCCGTCGCCGCCAAGATCCTGATGGATCTCAACCTCTTCCGCAGCGATCTCGGCATGGTGGTGATGGCCTCCGCAGTCATTCACGATCTCATCGGGTGGATGGGTTTTGCGCTGGTGCTGGCCATGATCGGCGCCGCAGCGCCAGTCGAGAGCGCCTTCACATCACTCGGGAGCGGGGTGGGGCTCACGATCGGGCTCACCATCGGTTTCGTCGTCTTCACGCTGACCGTCGGGCGCTGGATCATCGATCGGATGCTGCCATGGGTCCAGGCCCACACCCAGTGGCCGGGCGGCGTGCTCAGTGCGGCCATCACGCTCGGTCTTGCGGGCGCCGCGATCACTGAGTGGATCGGCGTGCACGCGATCTTCGGCGCCTTCATGGTGGGCATTGCCATTGGAGACTCGAAGCACCTCCAGCAGCGCACGCGGGCCACGGTCGAACAGTTCATCGCCAGCGTCTTCGCCCCGCTCTTCTTCGCGTCGATCGGCCTGCGGGTCGACTTTGTGGCGAACTTCGACCTGATGCTGGTGATCCTCATCCTGGTGATCGCCTGTGCGGGGGAGTCGATCGGCAGCGCCATGGGGGCGCTTCTGGCCGGTTTCCCCAAGCGGCAGGCGTGGGCCATCGGCTTCGCGCTCAATGCGCGCGGCGCCATGGAGATTGTGCTGGCCATGCTGGCACTCCAGGCCGGCGTCATCGGCGAGCGTCTCTTCGTGGCGCTCGTGATCATGGCGCTGGTCACGAGCATCATTGCCGGACCGGTCATGCAGGCCGTGCTCAAACGGCCGCGGCCGGTGCGAATGCGCGATCATCTCTCGGCGCGCTCATTCCTCCCGTACATCACCGCTGAGTCGAATGAAGTCGCGATCCGGCGCATGGCCGTCGCCGCCGCACCCCTCGCCGGAGTTCCGGCTAATGAGATTCACCAGGCCGTCTGGGAGCGCGAGCAGTCGATGCCAACCTCGCTTCCCAATGGTCTGGCGGTTCCGCACGGTCGCCTGGCGAGTCTGGAGAAGCCGATCGTGGTGGTGGCGCTCGCGCCATCGGGCGTGCCCTTTGATGCGCGCGACGGCCAGCTTTCGCGACTGCTCGTCATGGTGCTTACGCCGACCACGGGGCAGCAATCGCAGCTCGAGCTGCTCGCCGACATCGCGCGGACCTTCGCCCGCAAGGAGACGATCGACCGTGCCGTTGCCTCGGGCAGCTTCACTCGCTTCCTCGCCATGCTCAATGCGGCGGGCGACGACGGTGCCTCCCGGAGCGAGTAG
- a CDS encoding ABC transporter ATP-binding protein, with protein MSNPVAPDRGGSTAARSSGAGKPLPAGVMLDATDLRRTYRLGRVAVPVLKGASIRVREGEWVAVLGSSGSGKSTLLHLLGALDQPDPDSGSIRVRDGDLARFSGRARDRYRRREVGFVFQFYHLLPELSVLENTLLPARVGRGPLAWPVAARGARRRASDLLESMGLGHRLKHRPRELSGGECQRVAIARSLMNEPPLLLADEPTGNLDAHTGREILDLLAARHRAGLTMVMVTHDPKVAERADRVVRLVDGRVAHD; from the coding sequence ATGAGTAACCCAGTTGCGCCGGACCGAGGTGGATCGACCGCCGCACGATCATCCGGCGCTGGCAAGCCGCTTCCCGCTGGTGTGATGCTCGACGCCACCGACCTTCGGCGCACCTATCGCCTCGGTCGAGTGGCGGTGCCCGTGCTGAAGGGCGCGTCGATTCGAGTGCGCGAGGGCGAGTGGGTGGCGGTCCTCGGCAGCTCCGGCAGCGGCAAGAGCACGCTTCTGCACCTGCTGGGCGCGCTCGATCAGCCCGATCCAGATTCGGGGTCGATCCGTGTCCGAGACGGCGATCTCGCCCGGTTCTCGGGGCGTGCGCGCGACCGGTATCGGCGCCGCGAGGTCGGCTTCGTCTTTCAGTTCTACCACCTGCTGCCGGAGCTGTCGGTGTTGGAGAACACGCTTCTTCCCGCGCGGGTGGGGCGAGGCCCCCTTGCCTGGCCGGTCGCGGCGCGGGGTGCCCGTCGCCGCGCGAGCGACCTGCTCGAGTCCATGGGTCTTGGTCATCGGTTGAAGCACCGACCGCGCGAGCTCTCCGGTGGCGAGTGCCAGCGCGTCGCCATTGCTCGATCGCTGATGAACGAGCCGCCCCTGCTTCTCGCCGACGAGCCGACGGGCAATCTCGATGCGCACACTGGGCGGGAGATCCTTGATCTGCTCGCGGCGCGACACCGCGCTGGCCTCACGATGGTGATGGTGACCCATGATCCCAAGGTGGCCGAGCGCGCCGATCGAGTGGTGCGACTGGTCGATGGGCGGGTGGCGCACGACTGA
- a CDS encoding ABC transporter permease — translation MYPLLLVRRYLTSRVIPFIAVAAVALCVALVITVVSVMSGFLEMVRTSGRSLWGDVIISRPLQGIPDYESLIAAILEQPEAAAAAPIVETYGVLRMPYPAHEEKSVNPVQVWAIDPESFGQVTGFDRTIYWKPPATAAEVDAMLPDDPRRILPPDILDRTRRMEGVNGRPGAILGIHVSIGNTRESDGSYRFIGGWWMPNHEVTLTVAPISGRGRVGEMRDLVMPVVNEFASGVFQVDKQRVMIPLVEGQRLLRMNEQPIYDRTAPPAEDGSLPLIGTAPARATHIFVRGESGTDSKRLRDAVERAYISVWESQRDRPPLERHLPARSEITINTWEQQLADIIGPVEKEREMMRILFSIIYLVCAGLVLSIFWAIVAEKTRDIGILRAVGAGRSGILAIFLQYGVAIGVVGSAAGVGLAYLFVTNINRVHAAIGEPAPWWLVVLVALAAATCVAAAIWSLSRDTILWVLLWTVGALALTALALALHYHKGWVMWDPRVYYFSRIPSQVDWVTAGITVVGAVVFSVLGASVPAARAADIDPVRALRYE, via the coding sequence GTGTATCCCCTCCTTCTGGTCAGGCGATATCTCACCTCGCGCGTGATCCCATTCATTGCGGTCGCTGCGGTCGCCCTCTGCGTGGCGCTCGTCATCACCGTGGTCAGCGTGATGTCGGGGTTCCTCGAGATGGTCCGCACCAGCGGCCGCTCGCTCTGGGGCGATGTCATCATCTCCCGGCCGCTCCAGGGGATTCCCGACTACGAGAGCCTGATCGCCGCAATCCTCGAGCAACCTGAGGCCGCCGCCGCCGCGCCGATCGTTGAGACCTATGGCGTGCTCCGGATGCCCTATCCGGCGCACGAGGAGAAGAGCGTCAATCCAGTGCAGGTGTGGGCCATCGACCCGGAGAGCTTCGGGCAGGTGACGGGCTTTGACAGGACCATCTACTGGAAGCCCCCCGCCACCGCCGCCGAGGTTGATGCGATGCTGCCGGACGATCCGCGCCGCATTCTCCCGCCGGACATTCTCGATCGCACCCGGCGCATGGAGGGTGTCAACGGTCGCCCGGGTGCGATCCTGGGTATCCATGTCAGCATCGGCAACACGCGCGAGTCCGATGGCTCCTATCGCTTCATTGGCGGCTGGTGGATGCCGAACCACGAGGTCACGCTGACGGTGGCTCCGATCTCGGGGCGCGGTCGAGTCGGCGAGATGCGCGATCTCGTGATGCCGGTGGTGAATGAGTTCGCGAGCGGCGTCTTCCAGGTCGACAAGCAGCGCGTCATGATCCCGCTCGTCGAGGGACAGCGGCTTCTTCGAATGAACGAGCAGCCGATCTATGACCGCACGGCGCCTCCTGCCGAGGATGGAAGCCTGCCGCTCATCGGCACGGCGCCAGCGCGCGCCACGCACATCTTCGTGCGGGGAGAGAGCGGCACCGACTCAAAGCGCCTTCGCGATGCGGTGGAACGGGCGTACATCTCGGTGTGGGAGTCGCAGCGCGACCGCCCACCGCTTGAGCGTCACCTGCCTGCCCGGAGCGAGATCACCATCAACACCTGGGAGCAGCAGCTCGCTGACATCATCGGACCGGTCGAAAAGGAGCGCGAAATGATGCGCATCCTCTTTTCGATCATCTATCTCGTCTGCGCGGGACTGGTCCTGAGCATCTTCTGGGCCATCGTGGCGGAGAAGACGCGCGACATCGGCATTCTGCGTGCGGTCGGCGCCGGCCGCAGCGGCATCCTGGCCATCTTTCTCCAGTATGGCGTGGCGATCGGGGTCGTCGGAAGTGCGGCCGGGGTCGGCCTCGCGTACCTCTTCGTGACGAACATCAATCGAGTGCATGCGGCGATCGGCGAGCCCGCGCCATGGTGGCTCGTGGTCCTGGTGGCGCTCGCGGCGGCCACCTGCGTCGCCGCAGCCATCTGGTCCCTATCCCGGGACACCATCCTGTGGGTCCTGCTCTGGACGGTGGGCGCGCTGGCGCTGACCGCTCTGGCTCTGGCGCTGCACTATCACAAGGGCTGGGTGATGTGGGATCCGCGCGTGTACTACTTCTCGCGCATTCCGAGCCAGGTCGACTGGGTGACGGCCGGCATCACGGTGGTGGGCGCCGTCGTCTTCAGCGTGCTCGGCGCGAGCGTGCCTGCGGCACGAGCCGCTGACATCGATCCCGTGAGGGCGCTGCGCTATGAGTAA
- a CDS encoding YbhB/YbcL family Raf kinase inhibitor-like protein, with protein sequence MELLSRRALPPFRFALGAALLLLAAGSAMAQDPAPGRGSPGVGPGGASTPRTPDSFFLRSSAFGDGARIPDVHTVVGDDRSPPLEWGNAPAGTQSFAIICEDIDIRGRPFVHWVIYAIPAETTSLPEGLPRDRELDEPAGARQGTNGFSKDRDGYRGPATPPGNQPHRYRFTIYALKGVPETRGGLTADALRQRMKDMILAEASFVGTFSRARRPGETPPGVQEPERPRGSAPGGDQGTAPGGRPDRDTP encoded by the coding sequence ATGGAACTCCTCTCGCGTCGAGCGTTGCCGCCGTTTCGCTTCGCTCTTGGCGCCGCGCTGCTGCTGCTCGCGGCTGGAAGTGCGATGGCCCAGGATCCGGCTCCCGGCCGTGGCTCCCCGGGCGTGGGCCCCGGAGGCGCGTCGACACCGCGCACCCCCGACAGCTTCTTCCTTCGCTCGAGTGCGTTCGGAGATGGCGCGCGTATTCCCGATGTGCACACGGTCGTCGGTGACGATCGGTCGCCCCCCTTGGAGTGGGGAAATGCCCCGGCAGGCACGCAGTCTTTCGCGATCATCTGCGAGGACATCGATATTCGCGGTCGTCCCTTCGTCCACTGGGTGATCTACGCGATTCCCGCGGAGACGACCTCGCTGCCGGAAGGGTTGCCGCGCGACCGCGAACTCGATGAACCAGCCGGTGCGAGGCAGGGCACCAACGGCTTTTCGAAGGACCGTGATGGCTATCGAGGTCCCGCGACTCCACCGGGGAATCAGCCGCATCGCTATCGATTCACCATCTATGCGCTCAAGGGCGTTCCCGAGACACGGGGTGGACTGACGGCCGATGCGCTGCGCCAGCGCATGAAGGACATGATCCTCGCCGAGGCTTCATTCGTCGGGACCTTCTCTCGCGCGAGGCGACCGGGTGAGACGCCTCCGGGCGTGCAGGAGCCCGAGCGGCCGCGCGGATCGGCGCCAGGTGGAGATCAGGGAACGGCACCGGGCGGGCGCCCGGACCGGGACACGCCCTGA